The DNA region TTATTTAGCTCACACTCTAAGTTTCTGATTTTTCCTTCTCTTTTGAAGGTTTTGATCTTGCCGTTTACGATGATGGCAATTCCGGCAGAGTCGTAGCCTCTATACTCAAGCCTTTTTAGTCCGTCTAGAATGATGTTTTTTGCATTATCTTTACCGATATAGCCTACAATACCGCACATAAGTCTAGGATTCTCCTTTAAATTTTGTGAAAGTATAGCACAGGGGGTAAGTTGTGAGAGATTACCTTTGTGAGGATACGATAGCTGCGATAGGGACTCCTATCGGCAGGGGTGCCATAGGAATCGTCAGGATTTCCGGGAAGGACTCCCTCAGGATACTTCAGGAGATGTTCCGGACAAAATCCGGAGAGAGGAAGGAGCACTTTGATAGCAGAAAGATGTATTACGGCGTTGTCGTTGATAGCTCTGGAGAGCCGATAGATGAGGTTCTTACCGTTTATATGAGAGCTCCAAAAACTTTCACGGGAGAGGACATCGTTGAGATTCACAGCCACGGAGGTATAGTTGTTGTAAGGAAGATTTTAAGGGAAGTTTTAAGGCGGGGAGCTCGCCTTGCAGAGCCCGGCGAGTTTACAATGAGAGCTTTCATTCACGGGAAAATAGACCTCGTTCAGGCGGAGGCTATAAACGAGCTCATCAACGCTACGAGCGAAGTGTCCGCTAAGGTCGCTCTAAAACACTTAGAAGGAGAGCTCTCCAAAAAAATTAAGCTTTTAAGGGACAAGCTCCTTGAGGCAAAGGCCTACATTGAGGCTGCTGTAGACTTCCCTGAGGAAGAGGTTGAGATAATAGAATCTGGAGAGGTAAAGAGGAGAATTCAGGAAGTCCTAAACGGAATAGAGAAACTCCTTTCTACTTATAGAGATGGTCGCATTATTAAGGAGGGAATAAAAGTTGCAATAGTTGGTAGGCCTAACGTTGGAAAGTCTTCGCTCCTTAACGCAATCCTTCAAGAAGAAAGGGCCATCGTTACCGAAGTTCCCGGCACTACGCGGGACATTATTGAGGAAACGGTAACTTTGGAAGGTGTTCCTATCAGGCTCATTGATACGGCGGGAATAAGGGAGTCTTCTGATGTAGTTGAAAGAATAGGAATAGAGAGAAGCCTTAGGAGCATTGAAAGAGCGGACGTAATTCTTTTCGTTATTGACGGCTCTTGCGGATTTACAGAGGAAGATTTAAAAGTTTCTGAGATGCTGAGAGGGAAGGAAAATGTCATTCTTGTCCTTAATAAGAAGGATTTGGGTCTTAAGGTGAAGTGTGGAGAGGTTTCGGATTGGAGGTGCGTTGAGATAAGTGCTAAAAGTGGGGAGGGAATTAAGGAGCTTGCTACTGAAATCGTTAACATGGTTCTTTTAGATCCTGAAACTGTTTTGAAGGGAGATGACGTTCTCATAACGAGTGAAAGGCACAGAGAGCTTTTAGAGAAAGCCCGAGATTCGCTCATAAAAGTCGTTAACAGCATTGAGGCAGGTTTTGAGTCTCCTGAGTTTCTCTCTATGGATATTGACGCAGCTTTAAATGCCCTTGGAGAGATAGTCGGTCAGGTGACAACGGAGGACATGCTTGATATAATCTTCTCCCGATTCTGTATAGGGAAGTAAGATGGGGAAAAACAGGAATGACAGACTTCAGGTAATAGTCATTGAGGATGAACTCGCCAACAGGGTAAAGCGCTTTTTCATTTCAAAAAAGCTTATCGTTTTCTCTTTACTCTTCTCCGTTGTTTTCACCCTCAGTGTTACCGTATACGCCGTTTTCATAACCTACAAGTCCAACCGCTATTATTCCACTTCTACTAAGGAGCTCAAGGAGCTCCGCTCTAAAGTAGCTCAGCTTGAAAAGGAAAACGCTAACTTAAGGTCTCGTGTAGCTTCACTTGAGCAGGAGAAGGAAGAAACAATTGAAGAGCTTGCAAGGAGGATAGAGATAATAGACTCCATTATGAAAAGGGTAGGGATTGAAGTTTCTCAAACAGAGGGAGAGGGTGGACTTGCCCTTCCTCTTGATAAGCTACTGGAAAAAGAGAGCTCTGGAGTTAACTTTTCCGACGTCATTCCCGGTATTGACTACCTCATAGAGAACTTCAAGACAACTCCTCTTGGCTATCCAACTTACGGCAGGATAACCTCTGACTTTGGGCTCAGGCGTAATCCTGTCACGGGAAGACTTGAGTTTCACTTGGGCGTTGATATAGCTGACAAGTGGGGGACACCGGTTAGAGCTCCAGCCGACGGCGTCGTTATAAAGGCGGGATGGTGTGGCCTTATGGGAAAGTGTCTTGAGATAAGGCACAACAGGGACATAGTAACCTACTACGGCCACTTGGCAAAGCTCCTTGTAAAAAAGGGTGATAGGGTAGAGAGGGGACAGATTATAGGCCTTATGGGGAACAGCGGAAGGAGTACGGGGCCACACTTGCACTACACTATAAAATTTAGAAACAGAATTATGAACCCCCACGACTTTATGGAGGTTCTTGCAAATGCTAAAGAGGAAAGAGTCAGAAAACATAGACGAAATCAAGAGCATCTTAGCCGAAGGTTTAAAAATTGAGGGAAACATCTACGCCGAAGGGAAAATAAGGATAGACGGAGAGGTTACGGGCGACGTTAGGGGAAAGTTTGTAATCCTTGGACAGTCGTCAAAGATAAACGGTAACGTTTACGCAGAAGTTGTTGTAGCTATGGGGAACATTGAAGGTAACGTTGAGGCTAAGAAACTTGATGTAAAAGCTTCTGCAAAGATAAAGGGAGACGTTGTTGCAGAAAACTTTTCCGTTGAGCCGGGAGCAAGCCTTCACGGTTTAGTAAAGGTGGGGAGCTACAGGGAGTTTTCTGAAAATACCTTAGAGAGCTCTTCAGCAGGAACTAAGGAATAAGAACTTACCCTGTCAGCGAGAACGGGAATTTTCTCAAGGTACCTTATTAACTCATCTAAGGAGGTGCTTTCTCTAACGAAAATAGCTCTACCTCCTAAGGGAGAGCCCGCTTCTTTTATGTTTTTTATCCTAATGTAACCTACTCCCTTTAACGACAGGTAGCCTGTCGTGTAATCTGGGTCGTCTGAAACGCAGAGCTCTCCAAGGACAGCAGGATAGTTCAAAATCTTTGTTGAGAGCGTCAGGGCTTCCTTAAAGTTCTCGGTAAACCTTTCTCCTGTAAGCTCTCGGAGTTTCCTTTCTGCTTCTTTCGTTATGTCAAGGTAAGAGGCCCTTACTCCTCTGAATTTGTCCGGTTCAAGCCTTTTACCAGAGGGAACTTCAACAATCATCGCTCCTCTCATCGTTTTTCCGTCTGGGGCAGGTCCAGAAAGGAGCTCCCTGTAAACTCTAAGGCCAAGCTCTACTGGGATAGGAGAAAGAGAGAAGAGCTCCTTTAATACTCTTTCAGCACTGTAGTTTCCCGTTACCTCAATGACGGGGAGTAAAGTAAGCCTTAAAGGCTCCTCAGAAAGAAGTTCAACTTTTAGGTTGATAAAGTCGGGTTTTCCTTTAGAGTGGTTGAGAGCTCTCCTTACAAGTTCTCCTGCAACTTTTTCAATTTCTTCTTCTCTGACTATCCTTTCTGCGCCGGAAATGTGGTGACCGGCAGCAGAGCTCCTCATCTTTACGCTATAGAGCTTCTCCATCTCTCTCTAACTTAACTTCTAAGGGGGTTCTAAACCAAACATCGCTCTGAGGGAAGGGAATCTCTATACCGTTTTCTCTAAAGAGCTTTATTATCTTTTCGTGGAGAATGGACTTTATGCCAAAGGCAAGGTCTTTCTTCTCAACGTAGTATATGAGCTTGAAAATTAGCGCGCTGTCTCCGAACTGGGTAAAATAAACAGCTGGTGGGGGATTTTTTAGAATACCTTCAACTCCCTCAGTTGCTAAAAGGAGGAGTTCCTTCACTTTCTCAATGTCTGAACCGTAGGCTACTCCTACTTCTACAAAGTCTTTAACTCTTGGGTCTGGGTAGAGTGAGTTTTCAATAATTCCTTCAGTGAGTTTAGAGTTTGGAATGGTTATTAGATTGTTTCCTGTAATAGTCAGTATTCTTGTCGTCCGCAGGCCTATGTCGTAAACGTAGCCTTCAACGTCAATATCCTTTATGTAAACCCTGTCTCCTATGCGGAACTGCCGGTCGGTAACGAGCAGAACTCCAGAGATAAAGTTGCTTATCGTATCCTTTGCAGCTAAACCGACTGCTAAAGAGCCGACTCCAAGGGACGTTACTAAGGAAGTAACGTTAAATCCGAGCCTGTCAAGGATAGCGATGGCTGCTATCACAAAGACGAAGATTTTCATGAGTTTTGAAATCATAGAGTAGTAGGTATCTATTAACGGTGTCTCCGACGGGGAAACCTTTGCCTTCATTCCCTGTGAGAACTTCTCAAGGACGATGTCAAGAACCTTAGAGGCAACAAAGGAGAGTATGCATACGTAGAGGACGAAAAAGACGTTGTTTATGACCTCCGTTGTCTGAGCCGGCAGAGGGAGCTGAACTATGGCCAAGTTGAAAAATAGCAGGGCGAAAAAGTAGGAAACCCATACAGAGAGCCTTATGAGGAGCTTTTCGACTTTTGATAGTTTCTCATCCCGCGAGAAAAACTTAAGTAGCAGCTTAGTTATAAACTTCTTTGACCAGAGGGAGAGTATGGAAAGGAGAACGAATAGCAGGACGAATGCATACTCAAATTCGAACTTCATTGCGGCCTCTTAAGAAAAGTCTTTACTTGAGAGTATAAACGTTACTGGTCCATCGTTTACTATGTGAACCTTCATATCTGCTCCAAATATGCCCGTCTTCACAGGGACGCCAAGTTCTCTACACTTTTCAACAAAGCGGTGGAACATCTGTTCTGCCTTTTCTGGGTCTTCGGATGATTGAAAGCTTGGTCTCCTTCCTTTCCTACAGTCAGCGGCCAAAGTGAAGTTCGGAACAACGAGGAGCTCCCCTCCTATCTCTTTCAGCGACAGGTTCATCTTCCCAGCAGAGTCCTCAAAAATCCTGAGGTTGACGATTTTGTCTGCCATCTTGTCTATGTAGGAATTTATGTCCCCTTTCTCAAAGCCCACGAGAGCAACGATTCCCTGTTTTATTTCCCCTACGGTTTCTCCTCCTACAACTACCTTACCGCTTAGGACTCTTTGAATTACCACTTTCATCTTTTACCCCTGAGCCCACAAATGTTTTACTCCGTCAACTATGAACTGAGAGCCGAGGGAGCCTACAAAGAGCCCGAATACCCTAACTGTAACGTTTATACCCGTAGGCCCCATTCTTTGAGCCAAGTAGGCTGCGTTTTTCAGGACAAAATATACAACAAGGGCTGTAATTGTCAGAGCTGCAAATAGCGAAGCTTCTTGGAAGACTCCGTGTGATTCCTCTTTGAAGATGAGGACGGTTGTAAAAGCCGCTGGACCAAAAAGGATTGGGATCCCAATTGGAATAACCGATATATCCTCCTTCTCGACGGCTGCATCCCTTTCTTCTTTTGTATGCTTAGTCTTTGGTGGATAGGCCTGAAGCATCTGAAAAGCCATGTGGAGAAGGATTAAACCGCCAAAAATCTTTATGCTGAAGATGTTTATTCCCATCAAGTTGAGGAGGGCGTCTCCTGCAAAGAAGGTAACGAGGGCAGCTATGAATACAGTGATGGAGCTCCTAAAAGCAACTTCCTCTATAGCTCGTTTTCCTTCAACTAAACCGGCGACAATTATGGCAGCAAATATGGGGTCAACAATAACGAGGATTGATATTAAGTACTTTAGGAACTCCACGTCCCACTCCATAGGTAGTTAAGAAGAGTAAACGCAAAGATGGTTAGGCTGATGTAGCCGTTTAAGTTAAAGAATGCGTAGTTTATTTTAGTCCTATCGCGAGAAATGATGGCATGCTCCTTAGCCATGAGAAAGGCTGAAATTGCTAGACCTATGTAGTAGGGTATTCCAAGTCCCTCACTTACTCCAACGTATATAAGTCCTAAAAGGGTTAAAACGTGGAAAACCTTCGAAAGGAGGAGTGCCTTTCTCTCTCCAAGGACTGCTGGGATTGAATAAAGACCTTCCTTCCTGTCAAACTCAACGTCCTGAAGTGCGTAAATGATGTCAAATCCTGCTACCCAGAGTCCCACGGAGGCAGACAGAATAAAGGCCGTTAAACTTACTCCTCCCGTTACTGCAACCCATGCTCCTAAGGGAGCAAGAGCTATTGCAATTCCGAGAACTATGTGGCACAGGTAGGTAAAGCGTTTTGTAAAGGAGTAGAGAACCAGAATAAAGATAGCAATAGGCGATAACTTAAGGGCTAAAGGGTTAAGTTTATAAGCTCCAAGGATCATAAGGGCGAAACCTACTACTGCAAGAGCTAAAGCCTCAGATTTTTTCACGATTCCCCTTGGAATGTGCCTGTTGGCTGTTCGTGGATTTTTGGCGTCAATTTCAGCGTCAATCAGCCTGTTTAGGCTCATAGCTGCTGTTCTTGCTCCGAATAGAGCTACAACAATCCAGAAAGTTTGGTAAGGGCTTGGAAAGCCGTGAGCAGCAATGAGTGCTGCTGTCAGCGCAAAGGGCAGGGCGAAGACCGTATGTTCAACCTTTATCATTTCCATGTAGGTTTTGATTCTTTCAAGCATCTTTACACCTTAAATGAGCTTAATGCACTCGCCGATATGGTTAAATACGTAGTCTGGTCTCAGTTCGGGGGTAACTTCTTCTAAGATGGCTGTATCTTTGTACTTTCCGCTTAAGACGAACACGGTTTTAAATCCTGTGACCTTTTTTCCTTCGGCAAGGTCCGTAAATGGGTCGTCGCTTACCATGTAGACCTTTTGAGGATCACTTATTCCTAGAAGCTCAAAGGCTCTTTCAAAATACTCCTTTGAAGGTTTGCCAAAAGAAATTACTGGCTTGTTAGCAGCGTAGGAGAGTGCTGTAGCAATTGCTCCAACGCTTGGACCAACAAGACCGTCGGGATCTAAGATGAGCCTGTTCATGTGGAATGAGAAGAGCTTTGCACCGTTAACGACAAGCGCAGAAGTTGCCGTTTTGAGTTTCCCGTAATTAATCTCTCTATCCCTTCCTACAACAACGGCATCTACATTGTGGTCGTCCCTTACTTCAAAGCCTTCTTCTTTAAAGAATTCCTTTATCTTCTCAGTTCCCATAAAGTAGATAGATCTTACGCCTTCCCTCTTTAAGAAGTTGCTCGCTAGGAGGCTTGGTGAGAGGAGTTTTTTCTCGTTTACGTTGAAACCTTTCTCTCGGAGTATTTCTATTAGACGTCTCGGCTTTTCGGTTGAGTTGTTTGTAGCAACAATCCAAGGGATACCTCTTTCGTCAAGTATCTTTGTAAACTCAAGGGCTTCAGGTATTGGAGTGTAGCTTTTATCCTTTACAAGAGTTCCCTCAAGGTCAAGGAGAAACCCTACCATTTTTAACCTCCTCTAGTCCGTGGGAGATAACTGCAGCGCCAATTGTATCACCAAGAACGTTAACTGCCGTCCTACACCTGTCAAGGAACCAGTCAACAGCCAAAATGATACCTATTCCTTCTACCGGAATGCCGACGGACTGGAGAACTAAAACCATTGTAACGAGTCCTGCTTCGGGAATTCCAGCAGCTCCAATTGCCGCAAGTGTGGCCGTTAAAAAGATAATAAGGTAGTGGGTAAGCTCAAGGTTGATTCCGTAGCTTTCGGCTATAAATATGACTGCGACGGCCTCGTAAAGTGCCGTCCCATCCATGTTTATAGTAGCTCCAAGAGGTAGGGTAAATTCTGCAACTGTCTTTTTAACGCCACTTCCAACAACTTCTTTAAGGGTAACCGGCAACGTGGCAGAAGAGGAAGCTGTTGCAAATGCCGTTATAAGGGCTTCTTTTACTTTTCCTATATAAGCGTATGGATTTTTACGGATAAAGAAGTAGTAGATTGCAGGAAGAATTAGAAAGGCATGAATTCCCAAAGCTAAGAGGACGGTTAAAACATACTTGCCAAGAGAAATTAGAAGGGGAACTATTGCCTTTGCGCCACCAATAGAGGCTACCTTTGCAGCAATAAGGGAGAAGATTCCTAAGGGGGCAAAGTTGATAATCCAGCCTGTTAGCTTTAGTATTGAAGCATCAAGCTCTGAGATGAGCTTGTGGAGGAGGGGCTTTTCTTCCCACTTGATGGACAGGACTGCAAGTGAAAACAGCATCGTTGCAACTATGATTCCAAGAACGTTAAAGTCAACTAACGCTTTAAAGAGGTTTGGAGGTAGGAGGTTGGTAAGGAGCTCCTTTAAACTAAAGCTCATCTCCCTGTTAAATGAACTGTCTCCGTTGAGGGAAAAACCAACTCCCGGTTTTATCAGAATGACCGTTATTATTCCAATTGCCACAGCTATTGACGTTGTCATCGTGTAGTAGAGGAGAGCTCTCACTCCCACGCTTTTAAACTTCTCTATGGTTTTCATGTTTAAAATTGCGCTTGCTATTGAGACAATAATTAAAGGCAGAACGACCATTTTAAGGGCGTTTAGAAAGAGTTCTCCAATAAAGGCCGTCTTTAGAGAGAGCTCCGGCAAGAACCCTCCTGCTAAGAAACCCCCTACTACTCCAAGAGCCATGTAGGTCAAAAACTTTCCCTTTCTCACTCTTTACCTCCGTAAGTCTAACTCTGTGAAATTTTACCTTGTGATATAATTAAAAAAGTTAACTTTGGTCTTTGAAAGTTGAATAGGGCTAACGGGGCATAATTCAGCTTACTGAAACTTTTTGCTCTAATAGGCTCTTTTTCAAGGAGTTACAGAATTTGATGGAAATCTCAAGTTCTGGAGATATTGATTTTCAATGTTTCCAATTTTTTGCTGTTGAAATGCCCGAAAAAGTGAGCGGGATTGCGACTTTGCTGGGTTAATCCAAAGTTCTTCAAACTCCCTTTTACTCTTGTTGAAATGCCCGAAAAAGTGAGCGGGATTGCGACGCCGGCCTTCGGGCTCCTAACCCTACTCTTCGCGCCTCAAGTTGAAATGCCCGAAAAAGTGCGGGATATATTCTTCACAGGGAGAGTCTGAGAGGGGACAAAATTTCCTTCACCCTGTCAGATTTTTCTTTAGAGACTCGTTATCCTAAAAGTGAAGGCTAAAGAACGATTGAAAGGTGATAAGTTGGGCTCTGACTGGAAGATGAGAAAGTCCATCTTTGTGGTAACTCCATCGGTTGTTATTAAAAAGGACGGAAACGCCCTCATTTTTGAGCTAAAGGGGAAGAGGGAAAGACTCCCAATTGGAGTAGTTGAGCACCTTTTCCTCTTTGTGGGAATTGAAATAACGACAAAAGCTTTAAGGTTTCTTCTTTCAAACGGACGCTATGTCTTTTACCTTAATTCTTTCGGAAAACTTGTTGATCTTTCTGTTCTTAAGCTTTTAACAAGTAACAACGGTTTAAGAGCTCTCCAATAATAAATGGGAGGAAACTGTGAGACTGCGGAGTTCTTTACACTTCCGTCAGGCTTTTATCTCCCAGTTTGGACTTCTATTTAAAGACTGGAGGACAACTGTTATAACGGGTTTTGTTCTCGTTCTTCTTTCTCTGATTGCCGGCTGGATTCCCGACGGTTTAACTGCCTTCCTTTTTGACGGGGAGAGGGAAAAAGGAATTAAGATGCTTGCCATTAGCTTGGGTCTTTTAGCTTTTCTTTTGCTTCTCGGCTGGTGGGTTTCAAAAAGGGGAAACTTTGACGTTAATGTTAAAAAGCCAGAAAAGAAAAAAGTTCTTGTTCTATTCTTAAGCCCAGTTAGAGGAAAAGAGGAGGACTTAACTTCTCTTGTTTCGGGAGAACTCTCCTTTAAGGCAGTTGACGGCTCACCTTTTAGAAATTGGGAGGTGCCCCTTAGGGCGATAGCCTATCATGGTGAAAAGCTTGAAAGGTTGATAGTTCTAACTTCCCCTCAGAGCTCCAAGCAATTTGCTCTCTTTAAGAAGCTTGCTTCTTCTTTCTTTAAAGGGGATTCCCGTCTTCTTTCCGTTTTGGAGAAAGCTCAGGAAGTCAAAATAAACGACTTTGAGGACATAGAGGAGGTTTTTGGAGCTCTTAACTCTATTTATCAACGTCTTAGCGAGGATGGTTACAAAGATAGGGACGTAATAGTTGACGTTACAGGAGGACAGAAAACCGTTTCAATTGCCGGAGCTTTTATGACTCTTTATAGGGGAAGGGAATTTCAGTACATCTCTACCAACGACAAGGAGAACATCAAGTCCTACGACATTGAGTTTGTTCCAGAAGATTGAGATTCTGTATAATCTAACTACATGGTCTTTGAAAACTGAATAGGGCAGAAGGGGCATAGTTCAGTATACTGAAACTTTTTGCTCGGAAGTGCTAATTTCCAATGAGTTATAGAGTTTGATGGAAAACTTAAGTTCTGGAGACCTTGATTTCCAATACTTCCAATTTTTTGCTGTTGAAATGCCCGAAAAAGTGGACGGGATTGCGACTAGTCATAGTATTGTGGACGCTCCCTCTTTGGAAGGAGCTCCCAGGTTGAAATGCCCGAAAAAGTGGACGGGATTGCGACGGCTTGTAAACAATAATACACATATCGCCCTCCTTAAATTGGTTGAAATGCCCGAGAAAGTGAGCGGGATTGCGACTTGTCAGTATCTTCTGGTGTGTTGTTCTCCGCGTCGCACTTACTTGAAATGCCCCAAAAAGTGAAGGGGATTGCAATTGCATTCCTGCCTGAACAATGTAGTGCTTAGGCAGGTAAACAAGTTGAAATGCCCGAAAAAGTGAGCGGGATTGCGACGTTAGGGACGAATATTGCCTTAGCCCCACGGGCTAATAACTCTTGGTTGAAATGCCCTAAAAAGTGAGAGGGGTCTGTTTCTAAGGGAAGGAGTTTGAAGGAAGGGGAAAAAGAGAAGGTTTTATTTTCAAGGGGGGAGTTTGAGGGGGGATTCTGTCCCCCTCACTACCAAATGCACCAAAAAGTGAAGGGGATTGTCAGATTTTTGTCCTTTATTTCGTTATTTTTAACTGAGAACCCAATTTAAGGGTAGAGATGGACATACTGATTTACCTTCTCTTTGGCTTTTGGGGATGGTTCTGGTGGAAGTTTATTTTTAATGGAAGTGAAGAAGACGATGAAGAGCTCTACAACAGCTTTATGGAAGACAATGATGATGTATTTTCTTTCAAGAGTCTATTTGAGAGCTCCGACGACGAAGATGATATATTCTAAAAGGGATGGAAATAAAGAAGTTTAACGACGAGCACCTGACAGAGTTTGAGAAGTGGGTGATTCTTAGAAAGGGAACTGAACCTCCCTTTACGGGTAAGTACTGGAATCACTTTGAAGAGGGGACTTACCACTGTAAAAGATGTGGAACTCCCCTCTTTAAAAGCGAGCATAAGTTCCTCTGCTACTCCGGCTGGCCTTCATTTGACGCCTGCATAGAGGGGACAGTTAGGGAAATCCCTGAAGAGTTTCCCGACGACCGGATAGAGATAGTTTGCGCCAACTGTGGAGCTCACCTTGGACACGTCTTCTACGGTGAAGGATTTACTGAAAAGAACAGAAGATACTGCGTTAATTCAGTTTCTCTCAAATTTGTTCCAAAGGAAAAAAGCAAGTAAGTTTTGCCAGTCTTCTAGCGATTTAGATAAAACGGATACGCTGACTCAACTGTCAAGATTACAGTCTGCTTGTTCAAACATTTTCTACCTCTCCCAGGTTGTAGACAGGCCTGTAGTCCTTTAAGGGTTTGAAGTAGCTCCATACAGTTACGTCCCAGTAGTTACCAACGGCCATTCCGAGGGCAAAAGCGATTGGGTTTGGGACGCTCATTACAAGGTGAAACTTTTTGTGGCCCTTAGCGTATATTCTGTTAAAGGCTTCGTAGATTTCTGCAACTACCTCTGCCCAGTCAAGGTCTAAGGGTAAGCTTCCCTTTAGCTCGGGGGCGTTAACGTAGAAAAAGTCTGCGTTAAACTTTTGAGAGAGCTCCTCTCCCTTACTCCTTGTCTCGTGGGAGGCAACCTGTAGGGCTATAACGGCCGTATCGCTTCCTCTTACTTCTTCCTCTACCTCAATAAAGGAGAGCTTCCTCTTCCTCCTCTTTATCCTCCTGCTGTCTTTCCTTAGGTCAATTACCCTGTGGTAGCTTCCGTTCTCAAAGTGATAAACGGCAACGGGCACTTTTCCGGTTCCGATAACAGCTCCAGCTCCCAAAGAGAAAGTGATCGGAGCTTTAAGTGCAACGTGGAGAGAAAGGTCAGGTAGGAACTCTTTTAGCTTTAAAACCTTCTCCCTTATCGGTAGAAAGAGCTCCCTCCAGTCTCTATCGTGGGGAAGGAAGGTTGGAAGTTCTACGATTAGTTTTTCTTCGTCTAAAAGACCTTTTAAAGGTTTAAAACCTACATTCTTGCAGAAGATTTCAAAATTTGGGATGTTTTCTTCCCTTTTTCCGGTGGCTATTAACAGGGGGATGTCCTTTTCTTCCTTAGAGAAGAACTCTTTTATCTCATGAATGTTCCCTTCGGCTATTAAGAACTTTCCTTCTTTCGTTGCAACCTCTTCCTTTTCTTTGGCGTTTTCGGCTTTAAAGTTCCCCTTAGGTAGGAGTTTGCCTGAAAGGATAACTCTCTTGGGGAGCTCCCCGTAAAGAAGGGCGTAGGCGAGGGGAGCTTGAAAGGACTCTCCAGAAAACTCCCTATTGTAGAAGAAACCGAACTCCTTTTGAGTGACTTCTTTTACTTGAGAGAGCTCTTCCTTAGGAGAGAATGTTTTATCGCTTAAAAAGGCCAAGGCTTTAATTAAAACTCCTTCCTTTTCATTAATGGCCGGAAAAGAGAACTTAACTGGAGGAGAAAGGGGTGTAATGTTAAAGAGCTCTTTAAAGATTTCTTTCACCTCCTCAAAGGAGAACCTTTCAAAGAGTCCTTCTACTGCTTTAAAGCTTACTTCAGGCCTTTTACATTTAACCGCCGTTGCGATTTCCTCTTTCTCAAGTTCAACTTCTCCCCTCTTCCAGCCTTCAAGGTAACTTAAGACTGTAGAAAACTTTTCCTTTTCAAGAAGTCTTAAAAGGTAGCTCATAGTTACTCTCCTTCTTTTACCTTGAGAGTAAGGTGTTTAAGAGCTCTAAAAAGCTTTTCTGTGACAGAGAGAATTGTGATGTCTGAGAGCTTACCTACAAAGAGGGTGAACTCTTTTCCATTTATGGAGACTGAGAGTTTTCCGGTTTTACCTAAGAACTTTTCGTCAAGGAGGAGCTCCGCCTTCTTTTCTTCTGGGACGTAGATGAGCTTTCCAAATGGAAGGTTGACTACGTTTTGGGTTGCGTCTGCTGCTAAGAGGAGAGAGGAGAGCTCCTCAAGCTCTTCCCTTAAGGGCTTTACTATGACGAGCCTTTCTTCCTCTTCATCTAAGGAGAGTAAAAGGGCTTCGTACAGCCACCTGTGGCGTTCAAACTCTATTCTTTTAAACTCCTTGTGAACCTCGTCTTCGTAGCCTCTTCCCCTTTTTTCCTCAGGGATTTCCCCCTCATCGGCAAGAACTGACTGGATTATCCTTAA from Phorcysia thermohydrogeniphila includes:
- a CDS encoding 6-carboxyhexanoate--CoA ligase, whose amino-acid sequence is MEKLYSVKMRSSAAGHHISGAERIVREEEIEKVAGELVRRALNHSKGKPDFINLKVELLSEEPLRLTLLPVIEVTGNYSAERVLKELFSLSPIPVELGLRVYRELLSGPAPDGKTMRGAMIVEVPSGKRLEPDKFRGVRASYLDITKEAERKLRELTGERFTENFKEALTLSTKILNYPAVLGELCVSDDPDYTTGYLSLKGVGYIRIKNIKEAGSPLGGRAIFVRESTSLDELIRYLEKIPVLADRVSSYSLVPAEELSKVFSENSL
- a CDS encoding bactofilin family protein — its product is MLKRKESENIDEIKSILAEGLKIEGNIYAEGKIRIDGEVTGDVRGKFVILGQSSKINGNVYAEVVVAMGNIEGNVEAKKLDVKASAKIKGDVVAENFSVEPGASLHGLVKVGSYREFSENTLESSSAGTKE
- the dtd gene encoding D-aminoacyl-tRNA deacylase, with protein sequence MKVVIQRVLSGKVVVGGETVGEIKQGIVALVGFEKGDINSYIDKMADKIVNLRIFEDSAGKMNLSLKEIGGELLVVPNFTLAADCRKGRRPSFQSSEDPEKAEQMFHRFVEKCRELGVPVKTGIFGADMKVHIVNDGPVTFILSSKDFS
- a CDS encoding mechanosensitive ion channel family protein; translation: MKFEFEYAFVLLFVLLSILSLWSKKFITKLLLKFFSRDEKLSKVEKLLIRLSVWVSYFFALLFFNLAIVQLPLPAQTTEVINNVFFVLYVCILSFVASKVLDIVLEKFSQGMKAKVSPSETPLIDTYYSMISKLMKIFVFVIAAIAILDRLGFNVTSLVTSLGVGSLAVGLAAKDTISNFISGVLLVTDRQFRIGDRVYIKDIDVEGYVYDIGLRTTRILTITGNNLITIPNSKLTEGIIENSLYPDPRVKDFVEVGVAYGSDIEKVKELLLLATEGVEGILKNPPPAVYFTQFGDSALIFKLIYYVEKKDLAFGIKSILHEKIIKLFRENGIEIPFPQSDVWFRTPLEVKLERDGEAL
- a CDS encoding MarC family protein — protein: MEFLKYLISILVIVDPIFAAIIVAGLVEGKRAIEEVAFRSSITVFIAALVTFFAGDALLNLMGINIFSIKIFGGLILLHMAFQMLQAYPPKTKHTKEERDAAVEKEDISVIPIGIPILFGPAAFTTVLIFKEESHGVFQEASLFAALTITALVVYFVLKNAAYLAQRMGPTGINVTVRVFGLFVGSLGSQFIVDGVKHLWAQG
- the mnmE gene encoding tRNA uridine-5-carboxymethylaminomethyl(34) synthesis GTPase MnmE, with the protein product MRDYLCEDTIAAIGTPIGRGAIGIVRISGKDSLRILQEMFRTKSGERKEHFDSRKMYYGVVVDSSGEPIDEVLTVYMRAPKTFTGEDIVEIHSHGGIVVVRKILREVLRRGARLAEPGEFTMRAFIHGKIDLVQAEAINELINATSEVSAKVALKHLEGELSKKIKLLRDKLLEAKAYIEAAVDFPEEEVEIIESGEVKRRIQEVLNGIEKLLSTYRDGRIIKEGIKVAIVGRPNVGKSSLLNAILQEERAIVTEVPGTTRDIIEETVTLEGVPIRLIDTAGIRESSDVVERIGIERSLRSIERADVILFVIDGSCGFTEEDLKVSEMLRGKENVILVLNKKDLGLKVKCGEVSDWRCVEISAKSGEGIKELATEIVNMVLLDPETVLKGDDVLITSERHRELLEKARDSLIKVVNSIEAGFESPEFLSMDIDAALNALGEIVGQVTTEDMLDIIFSRFCIGK
- a CDS encoding M23 family metallopeptidase codes for the protein MGKNRNDRLQVIVIEDELANRVKRFFISKKLIVFSLLFSVVFTLSVTVYAVFITYKSNRYYSTSTKELKELRSKVAQLEKENANLRSRVASLEQEKEETIEELARRIEIIDSIMKRVGIEVSQTEGEGGLALPLDKLLEKESSGVNFSDVIPGIDYLIENFKTTPLGYPTYGRITSDFGLRRNPVTGRLEFHLGVDIADKWGTPVRAPADGVVIKAGWCGLMGKCLEIRHNRDIVTYYGHLAKLLVKKGDRVERGQIIGLMGNSGRSTGPHLHYTIKFRNRIMNPHDFMEVLANAKEERVRKHRRNQEHLSRRFKN